Proteins co-encoded in one Arthrobacter alpinus genomic window:
- a CDS encoding alpha/beta fold hydrolase, translating into MSAGSERVFTCPDGRALHGTVFDVPRGVERRGTVVIACATAVKATYYHRYAAFLAANGFAAVTFDYRGIGESRGGALRGQRIRWYQWGSQDIDTVLAWAMEHSGGLPVNFVGHSFGGFGVGMAEHAAGLSRILTVGAQHAYWRDLTLRRKAGHWGRAAVMLPLVAVMGYFPAKRLRLMEDLPAGVALDWARSRKDFTTAAAGSLCDSLRAHQAAVRAPILALAPNDDEYATIPAMNRALSYTPNSPSRVIHLLPADYGESSLGHFALFHSRYQDTFWKQTLDWLGRRIDP; encoded by the coding sequence ATGAGTGCTGGCTCGGAGCGGGTCTTTACCTGCCCCGACGGCCGGGCATTGCATGGCACCGTCTTTGACGTGCCCCGCGGCGTGGAACGGCGGGGCACTGTTGTCATCGCCTGTGCCACAGCGGTCAAGGCCACTTACTACCACCGCTACGCTGCCTTCTTGGCTGCCAACGGTTTTGCCGCTGTCACCTTCGACTACCGGGGGATTGGCGAGTCCCGCGGCGGGGCCCTGCGTGGACAAAGGATTCGCTGGTACCAGTGGGGCTCCCAAGATATCGACACCGTGTTGGCGTGGGCCATGGAACACTCGGGCGGGCTGCCTGTGAACTTCGTTGGCCACAGTTTCGGCGGCTTCGGTGTGGGAATGGCGGAGCATGCGGCCGGGCTCTCACGCATACTGACAGTCGGCGCCCAGCATGCTTACTGGCGCGACCTCACACTGCGGCGCAAGGCCGGGCACTGGGGACGTGCCGCCGTGATGCTGCCACTGGTTGCCGTGATGGGGTATTTTCCGGCCAAGCGGCTGCGCCTCATGGAGGATCTGCCCGCTGGCGTGGCTCTTGACTGGGCACGTTCCCGCAAGGACTTTACAACGGCAGCCGCGGGCTCCCTGTGCGATTCCCTGCGAGCCCATCAAGCTGCTGTGCGGGCCCCCATCTTGGCATTGGCGCCCAATGATGATGAATACGCCACCATTCCCGCTATGAATCGGGCGCTTTCCTACACACCCAACAGTCCCTCCCGCGTGATCCATTTGCTTCCGGCAGATTACGGGGAGAGCTCACTGGGCCATTTTGCGCTGTTCCACAGCCGCTACCAGGACACCTTCTGGAAGCAGACCCTGGACTGGCTGGGCCGCCGCATCGATCCGTGA
- a CDS encoding molybdopterin molybdotransferase MoeA: MGEETSSAGTASSAAGAADEPALSSAVLPHTWQEARDVVWNAAEPLTAHPVPLSLAVGRILAADVFSGHPMPHYASSAMDGWAVAGSAPWILAEPGSRLSPGQAVPIVTGGLIPTGAKAVLRSESGELSKDDDGLPVLVLGAGARPGEPKNGQHIRPAGQEAPERELLIKSGTTLNPAHVALAALGGLDELRVLGRPAVKIVLTGDEVVASGIPEPGFVRDAFSPQLGAVVAMLGGTVVGLQRAADTLASMLDALADDEDDPADVVVTTGATGHSSADFLREAILSMGGTFHVPHIAMRPGHPTLLAELPDGRFIVGLPGNPLAAMIGLMTLGAPLLARLGSLPMPALTEVPCGSPIKENPGPTRIMPYRLVYGLASPCAHTDSAMMRGLAAADGVMAVPPHGAKMGEPLPAMVLPWK; this comes from the coding sequence ATGGGGGAGGAAACCAGCTCCGCAGGGACGGCAAGCTCTGCTGCGGGCGCTGCCGACGAACCGGCGCTGTCTTCTGCCGTGCTGCCCCACACCTGGCAGGAAGCGCGCGATGTTGTCTGGAATGCCGCCGAACCGCTAACAGCGCATCCGGTTCCGCTATCTCTGGCCGTGGGTCGAATTCTCGCCGCGGACGTGTTTTCTGGCCACCCCATGCCCCACTACGCCTCCTCGGCCATGGATGGGTGGGCCGTTGCTGGCAGCGCCCCGTGGATTCTGGCCGAGCCTGGAAGCCGGCTGTCCCCGGGCCAGGCCGTTCCCATTGTTACCGGCGGTCTGATTCCCACGGGTGCGAAGGCCGTGTTGCGCAGCGAATCGGGTGAGCTTTCCAAGGACGACGACGGCCTGCCAGTTTTGGTCCTTGGCGCCGGCGCCCGCCCGGGCGAGCCGAAGAACGGACAACACATCCGCCCTGCCGGCCAAGAAGCACCGGAACGTGAATTGTTGATCAAATCCGGCACCACCTTGAATCCGGCCCATGTGGCATTGGCGGCGCTGGGAGGCCTCGACGAACTGCGTGTGCTTGGCCGCCCTGCCGTCAAGATTGTACTGACAGGCGATGAGGTGGTTGCCTCAGGAATTCCCGAACCCGGATTTGTGCGCGACGCGTTCTCGCCACAGCTGGGCGCCGTGGTGGCCATGTTGGGCGGCACGGTGGTTGGCCTGCAGCGCGCGGCCGATACCCTTGCCTCCATGCTGGACGCCCTGGCCGACGACGAGGACGATCCTGCCGACGTGGTCGTCACCACCGGCGCCACCGGACATTCCAGCGCCGATTTCCTCCGCGAAGCCATTCTCTCCATGGGTGGTACTTTCCACGTTCCGCACATCGCCATGCGCCCGGGCCACCCCACCTTGCTAGCCGAATTACCCGATGGACGCTTCATCGTGGGCCTGCCCGGCAACCCGCTGGCCGCCATGATTGGCCTCATGACCCTGGGCGCACCGCTGCTGGCCCGCCTCGGGAGCCTGCCGATGCCGGCACTCACCGAGGTACCTTGTGGCTCACCCATCAAGGAAAACCCAGGGCCCACCCGCATCATGCCCTACCGTCTGGTCTACGGCCTGGCCTCGCCATGCGCCCACACCGATTCAGCCATGATGCGCGGACTCGCAGCGGCCGACGGCGTCATGGCGGTGCCGCCGCACGGAGCTAAAATGGGGGAGCCGCTGCCCGCGATGGTCCTGCCGTGGAAATGA
- a CDS encoding DUF6457 domain-containing protein, whose amino-acid sequence MTDHQEAPLRALILAGGLSRRLGGVPKAGLIMDGQTLLARTVDAASHVISTHKSAILRTAAHQSPAHQSRAHQSAGLQSPVEEGAHAALGADTAAGGIAVVGPGEKITQWLETAQHASEVTRVQENPPFSGPAAGLAAGAEVWDGGSGHVLVLACDMPHAGELAQLLAQELRGCTPGQGVMAVSEGKKQPLAAIYPLAQLRAAAAAARAAHRLDNASVFSLVASLNMKECAVPASLTADIDTWADARTQGIAAGSAGTEGALLENHDELLAQWTQKLLEAFEIGDIEVDIHAVLNVAGVAAHSIVRPAAPLTTFVAGLAAGLAAGSGQAPEAKAMKAALGLAKQLAAAQAPAVESAAENSAGK is encoded by the coding sequence ATGACTGACCATCAAGAAGCACCCCTGCGCGCGCTCATTCTCGCAGGCGGGCTCTCACGCAGGCTTGGCGGGGTGCCCAAAGCCGGGCTCATAATGGATGGCCAAACTCTGCTGGCACGCACCGTCGATGCGGCTTCCCATGTAATCTCCACCCACAAGAGCGCCATCCTGCGGACGGCAGCCCACCAGAGCCCCGCCCATCAGAGCCGCGCCCATCAGAGCGCAGGCCTCCAGAGCCCCGTGGAAGAGGGCGCACACGCAGCGCTCGGTGCGGACACAGCGGCGGGAGGCATCGCCGTCGTGGGTCCCGGAGAGAAGATTACTCAGTGGCTCGAGACTGCCCAACACGCCAGCGAGGTGACGCGGGTCCAGGAAAATCCACCGTTTTCGGGGCCGGCTGCCGGACTTGCTGCGGGTGCCGAGGTCTGGGACGGTGGCTCTGGTCATGTGCTGGTCCTGGCGTGCGACATGCCGCATGCGGGTGAGCTGGCTCAGCTGTTGGCACAGGAATTGCGCGGATGTACTCCCGGGCAGGGTGTCATGGCGGTGTCCGAGGGGAAAAAGCAGCCGCTGGCAGCTATCTATCCATTGGCGCAGCTGCGGGCCGCGGCAGCTGCGGCGCGGGCGGCGCACCGTTTGGATAACGCGTCGGTTTTCTCTCTAGTTGCTAGTCTGAACATGAAGGAATGCGCCGTCCCAGCTTCACTGACGGCCGACATTGACACTTGGGCGGACGCCCGCACGCAGGGCATCGCGGCGGGGTCTGCCGGTACGGAAGGCGCACTGTTGGAAAATCATGATGAGCTGTTGGCACAATGGACCCAAAAGTTGTTGGAAGCCTTTGAAATTGGGGACATCGAGGTAGACATTCATGCTGTGCTGAATGTTGCCGGCGTCGCTGCGCACTCGATCGTGCGTCCGGCCGCGCCGCTCACCACGTTCGTGGCGGGGCTGGCAGCCGGCTTGGCCGCGGGTTCGGGACAGGCTCCCGAGGCCAAGGCCATGAAGGCGGCCCTCGGGTTGGCAAAGCAGTTAGCGGCCGCGCAGGCTCCAGCCGTGGAATCCGCCGCCGAGAACTCTGCCGGAAAATAG
- a CDS encoding NlpC/P60 family protein translates to MASITALGRHRAEVVKTSPISTLTKAVTSNVGGVGRQAAVIAAASGLVLTSGIAANAATPTVERTSDGATTMNLNTGLASGITAASTVKISFATPAITSTPAPVVEEPVVVEAQSSEVQAEVAAPVAVADAAAVDAAPVAAEAAPAAAPTVTINTPEAPTQQVASGVGAIIASAALAQLGVGQDCTALVRNALSAAGISWVGWPGDYLNKGRNISQGEAQPGDLIYYADGGVGLAHIAVYIGNGQAVHGGYQGTTKIAGASIPGASAPVFIAVGH, encoded by the coding sequence TTGGCTTCAATTACTGCCCTCGGGCGCCACCGCGCCGAGGTTGTTAAGACCAGTCCGATCTCCACCCTCACGAAAGCCGTCACTTCCAATGTCGGCGGGGTTGGTCGTCAGGCAGCTGTTATCGCAGCAGCCTCAGGACTGGTATTGACTTCCGGTATCGCCGCAAATGCTGCTACTCCCACTGTGGAGCGCACTTCGGACGGTGCAACAACGATGAACCTGAACACGGGACTGGCTTCCGGGATCACGGCAGCATCGACGGTGAAGATTTCCTTCGCCACCCCCGCTATCACCTCCACCCCTGCTCCTGTTGTTGAAGAGCCGGTAGTTGTAGAGGCACAGTCCAGCGAAGTTCAGGCTGAAGTCGCAGCACCTGTTGCTGTTGCTGACGCTGCAGCTGTTGACGCAGCACCTGTTGCTGCTGAAGCCGCTCCGGCCGCCGCTCCGACTGTAACCATCAACACTCCTGAGGCCCCCACGCAGCAGGTTGCTAGTGGAGTCGGCGCAATCATTGCCAGCGCTGCCTTGGCTCAGCTCGGCGTCGGTCAGGACTGCACCGCGCTGGTCCGCAACGCTCTGTCTGCCGCTGGGATTTCCTGGGTTGGCTGGCCTGGTGACTACCTGAATAAGGGCCGGAACATTTCCCAGGGCGAAGCTCAGCCCGGCGACTTGATCTACTATGCAGATGGTGGCGTGGGCTTGGCTCACATCGCTGTTTACATTGGCAACGGTCAGGCAGTTCATGGCGGTTACCAGGGAACCACCAAGATCGCAGGAGCTTCTATTCCTGGAGCTTCAGCCCCCGTCTTCATCGCCGTGGGTCACTAA
- a CDS encoding M23 family metallopeptidase: MKVPGSRREAIAAERATAPSSLSVAALLRAGAVSGAGQKMGVAMAATGLVLAVTLPSAHVAEDIPLEAAAAVSAETQVTAGSAIPITFATPDINSALNPDGQLKATLEVNASNVTPQASKGTLSAPLKTLVESSPFGNRISPITGQVDERHTGQDYATASGTEVLAAAGGTVTFSGWHDFGGGNRVVVDHGNGLSTSYNHMSSNLVKVGQKVERGDIVGLSGSTGASTGPHLHFEVIIDDEVVDPKGWL; encoded by the coding sequence ATGAAAGTCCCCGGCAGCCGTCGGGAAGCAATTGCCGCAGAGCGTGCAACTGCCCCATCCAGCCTTTCAGTAGCCGCGCTGCTGCGTGCCGGAGCCGTCAGCGGCGCTGGCCAGAAAATGGGCGTTGCCATGGCAGCTACAGGCTTGGTCCTGGCTGTCACACTTCCTTCCGCGCATGTCGCCGAAGACATTCCCCTGGAGGCCGCAGCGGCTGTTTCCGCGGAAACACAGGTCACAGCGGGTTCTGCGATCCCCATTACTTTCGCTACACCGGATATCAACAGTGCGTTGAACCCGGACGGCCAGCTCAAGGCAACGCTGGAGGTCAACGCATCTAACGTGACCCCGCAGGCCTCCAAAGGCACGCTGTCAGCGCCGCTGAAGACCTTGGTTGAAAGCTCACCATTTGGTAACCGCATCAGCCCCATCACCGGTCAGGTAGATGAGCGCCACACCGGCCAGGACTACGCCACCGCGAGTGGCACTGAAGTACTCGCAGCCGCAGGCGGAACCGTTACATTCTCGGGCTGGCACGACTTCGGCGGTGGCAACCGCGTAGTGGTCGACCACGGCAACGGCCTCTCCACCTCTTATAACCACATGAGCTCCAACCTGGTCAAGGTTGGGCAGAAAGTGGAACGCGGAGACATCGTTGGACTCAGCGGTTCCACCGGCGCATCCACCGGGCCCCACCTCCACTTTGAGGTCATCATTGACGACGAGGTTGTCGACCCCAAGGGTTGGCTTTAA